CACCGAGGGGACGGAGTCAGCGGGCGCGGCGGGCGGCCATGGCGGCGGCCATCCGGATCGCCGCGCGTATCGACGACGGGTCGGCCACACCCTGCCCCGCCACGTCGAACGCCGTCCCGTGGTCCGGGCTCGTGCGGACGATGGGGAGCCCGAGCGTGACGTTCACGCCGGCCCCCTGCGCGAGCGCCTTGAACGGGGCTAGTCCCTGGTCGTGGTACATCGCGACGACGGCGTCGGCGTGTCGCCATGCGCCGCGCCCGAAAAACGCGTCGGCCGGGTGCGGGCCGGTCACGTCGAGCCCGTCGGCCCGGAGCGCGTCGAGGGCCGGGCGGATCGTGTCGATCTCCTCGGTCCCGATCACGCCGCCGTCGCCCGCGTGCGGGTTGAGGCCGAGGACGGCCAGGCGCGGCGCGTCGATGCCGAGGTCGCGGCGGAGCGCCGCGGCGAGGGTCCGGCACGTGTCGCCGATCCGCTCCTCGGAGATCAGATCCGGCACGGCCGCGACGGGCACGTGGATCGTGACGAGCGCCACGCGGAGCGGCCCGGCGTCGAGGTCGGCCGCGAGGACCATCACGACGGTCGGGGCGCCGCACCGCTGCTGCAAGAACTCGGTGTGGCCGGGGACGGTGTAGCCGGCCTTCTGGATGGCCTCCTTCGAGATCGGCGCCGTGACGATGCCGTCCACGTCGCCCGCCAGCGCGAGGTCGACGGCGCAGGCGACGGCCTCCATCGCCCGCCGCCCGCCGGTGGCGGTCGTCTGTCCCCAGTCGATGTGTGTCTCCGTCCCCGGGTCCGGGTCGAGGACCGCGAGCCCCTCCCCTGCCCGCTCCGCCGCGCCGGCCACCTCGACGACCGGCCCGAGGCCGAGGCGCTCGGCGTGCTGGCGGAGCGCCTCGGCGCTGCCGACGGCGAGGAGGTCGGCCTCGGCCGCGTCGGCGGCCTTCAGCACGACCTCGGGCCCGATCCCGTTCGGGTCGCCGATGGAGACGGCGAGGCGCGGGCGGCTCATTCGGCCTCGGACAGGGTGTCGGCCGGGGCGTCTTGGCCGAGGGACGGCGGGACCTCGGCGGGCGTCGTGACCTCGGGGTTGGAGGTCCCGGCGGCGTCCTCGTCGGTCGCGCACGCGGCGAGCGGGAGCGTCAGCAGGAGCAGCAGGAGGAGTCGCATGGGGCGCCAATCGGGTGGGCGGGTTGTACCTCCACCCCGCCTCCGTGGTCCGCCCCCCTCCGCCTGACTGCGCGACCTCCGGTTCAGCGCCGAGGCGGGCAGGGTCGGCTTATCCGTCGGCGTCCTCCCCCAGCAGGTCGAGCAGCAGACGGACGCCGAACCCGCTCGCCCCCTTCGGCCGGTAGCCGTACGCGCTATCCAAAAATGCCGGACGCGCGAGGTCGACGTGTGCCCACGGGTAGGCCGGCTCCCCGTCGTCGTCGCGCGTGAAGTGCTCCAGGAAGGCGCCGGCCGTGATCGTCCCGGCCATCCGGCCCCCGATGTTGGAGAGGTCGGCGACGTCGCTCTCGAGCTGGTCGGCGTAATGAGGGTAGAGCGGGAGCGGCCAGCAGAGGTCGCCCGTCCGCTCGCCCGCCCGGCGGACGCGCCCGGCGAACGCCTCCTCGTCGGGCCGCGCGATGACGGCCGCGACGCGCTCGCCGAGGGCGATGCCCTGCGCGCCCGTGAGCGTCGCGGCGTCGAGGACCCAGCGGGGGCCGAGGCTTCGGGCATGGCTGAGCGCGTCGGCGAGGAGCAGGCGCCCCTCGGCGTCCGTGTTCATCACCTCGACCGTCGTTCCCGAGTGCATCGTGAGCACGTCGCCCGGGGCGAAGGCCCGGCCGCCGGGCCGGTTGTCCGACATCGGCAGGAGGCCGACCACCCGCACCGGCAGCCCGAGGCGGGCGGCGCCGACGAGGGCCCCGGCCACGGCCGCCCCTCCCGCCATGTCGGCCTTCATCTTGTCCATCGAGTCCTTCGTCGGCTTGAGCGACAGCCCGCCCGTGTCGTACGTGACGGTCTTCCCGACGAGGACCACGGGTGCGTCCGCCTCGGTGCCCTCCGGCGCCCACTCGAGCGTCACGAACCGCGGCGGGTCGAGGCTGCCCCGGTTCACGCCGAGCAGCCCGCCCATCCCCTCCGCCTCGATCCGGCCCTCGTCCCAGACCTCAACGCGGAGCCCGGCGGCCTCGGCCGCCTCGGCGATCCGGTCGGCGAGAGCAGCCGGCATCTTCGCGTCCGGCGGCGTGTTGACGAGGTCCCGGGTCCAGTTCGTCACGTCGGCCCGGACGTCGGCGGCCTCGATGGCACCGCGAAGCGAATCGGTCGCGTCGGGATCGGAAACGAAGAGCCGGATCTCCGCCGCGTCGGCGCCGGATTTGTAGTCGAGGTAGCGGTAGGCGCCGAGGCGGAAGCCCTCGACCAACGCGGCGGCGACCTCGGGCGGGGCCTCCTCGGGGAGACGGAGCGTGGCCTCCTCCGCCTCCAGCGACGCGACCAGGCCGGCAGCGGACGCCGCGGCCCACCGCCAGCGCTCCAGGCCCGGCTCGTCCCCGAGGCGGACGAAGACGATCGGCGACCGCCCGGCGGCCGGGCTGATCACCGGCGCCTTCGTCTTCTCCGCGATGGCGAGTGCCGACGCGGCCTCCGGGACGTCCGGCAGCGGCCCCTCGTCAGCGAGGACCACCACCTCGACGCCGCGCACGTCCGAGTCGAGAAACGACGTGGATGTCATCTAGCGCGAGCCGCCGAATTGGGCGAGGAGGGCGAGGTCGGAGTCCGAGAGCTCGCGGTCGCCGTCCTCCTCGTTCGCCAGCACGTGCGGGTCGACGGCCACGTGCCGCGGCGCGGCGTCGATGACCTGCTTCATCGTCCGCGCGAGTTGACCGTCCTTGACGAAGGCGCCCGACGCGTTCGGGTGGCCTCCGCCGCCAAACTTGGTCGCCCAGCCGTTGATCGGGCAGTCGCCCTTGGAGCGGAACGAGAGCTTGACGCCCGACGGGAGTTCGAGGAAGATGACCGCCGCGAGGACGCCGTCGAGCGCGAGGCCGTAGTTGATCAGGCCCTCCGTCTCGTCGAAGAAGGCGCCGGAGCTCCGGATCATGTCCTGCGTCACGAAGAGCGTCGCCAGTCGGCCGTCGTAGTGCGTCGTGATCGTGCCGAGCGCGGACGACAGCAGCGCGAGCCCCTCGCGGCTCCGGCCGTCGAAGATCGAGACGTGAATCGGCTCCGGCCGGAGGTCGCCGCGGTCCAGGATGTCGGCGACGACGGCGTGCGTGCGCGGCGTCGTGGCGCTGTAGCGGAACGAGCCCGTGTCGGTCATGATGCCGACGTAGAGCGCCGTCGCCACGGCCCGGCCGATGAGCTCGGGGTCGATGCCCGCGATGAGGTCGTAGGCGATCTCCGCCGCCGCCGCCGCGTCGGTCCGCACGCAGGCCGCGTCGAACCACGTCTCGGGGTCGGGGTGGTGGTCGAGCAGGAGGACGGGCTTCCCGGACTTCCGGAACACCCCCCCCACGTCGCCGAGACGGTGCTGGGCGTTGGCGTCGACCACAAGGAGCGCGTCGGCGCGGGCGACGGCCTCGGCCTGGGTGAGGTCGCCGGACTCGTAGACGTGGAGGAACCCGTCGGGCTGCTCCTCGGCCAGCCAGTCCTGGTTGCGCGGGACGCGGTCGGCGTTGAGGATCATCACCGACTTGCCGAGCGCCCTGAGGGCACGCCCGATCGCGATCTCAGTGCCGAGGGCGTCGCCGTCGGGCCGGAGGTGCGTCGTGATCACGACGCGGTCGGCGGCGACGAGGGCGTCGCGGACGGCGGCGAGGTCGGGCGAGTCGCGGACGGGGATCATGGGAGGCGGGCAGGCAGCGGGGCAAGCTACGGGTGACTCGGCGCGGGCTCCGGCCTCTCCGCCTCGGTAGGCTCCTCGGCACAATCGGAGGCGTCGTCGGCCGGGCCCGGCGTGTCGTCGAGGCGGGGGTCGTGGGACCCACCGCCGCGGCCGTGCTCGGTCGGCGCCGTCGCGAGGAGCGGCTGGCGGACACGCTCGCCGCGGTCGGTCGTCAGGATGATCCGCGGGCCGCGGTCGTACGTCACGTAGTTGTAGAGCCAGTTGACGAAGACCGAGATCCGGTTCCGGAAGCCGACGAGCTTGACGAGGTGGACGAGCAGCCAGCCCATCCACGCGAGGAAGCCGGTCAGTTTGAGCCCGCCCGGCGTCTGGAGCACGGCCGCATTCCGCCCGATCGTCGCCATCATCCCGAGGTCGTGGTACACGAAGGGCTCGTCGGCGGTCTGCCCGGAGGTCATCCGTTCGATCAGCCGGGCGGCGTGGCGGCCCTGCTGGATCGCGACCTGGGCCACCTGAGGGTAGAGCTCGCCGTCGGGGTCGCTCGCACCGGACGCGTCGCCGACGACGAACACGCGGTCCTGACCCGGCACCCGAAGCGTGGCGTCGACCACGACGCGCCCGCCCTTCGTCTGCTCCAACCCAAGCGCGTCCGCCAGCGGGTTGGCCTGGACGCCGGCGGCCCAGACGACCGTCGCGGCATCGATCCGGCTCCCGTCGGTCAGTTCCACGCCGTCGGCGTCGACGCGGGCCACGTTCTCGCCGAATCGCAACTCGGCGCCCTTCTTCTCGAGCGCCTCGCGCGTGTACTGGCGGAGGTCGGCGTCGTACCCGGCGAGCGGCTGGCGGAGGCCGTCGACCAGCACGACGCGCGCCCGCTCCACGTCGACCGTCGGGAAGTCCTCGGCGAGCACGTGGAAGAGCTCGCGGAGCGCGCCGGCCATCTCGACGCCCGTCGGCCCGCCCCCGACCACGACCGTCGTCAACGCGCCCTCGTCGATCCGCCCCGGGTCGCGGGCGACGGCCTCGAACTGGCTAAGCACGTGACCCCGGAGGGCGATCGCGTCCGGCACGTTCTTAATCGGGAAGGCGTGCTCGAACGCGCCCTCGACGCCGTAGAACGCCGTCGACGCGCCGGGCGCGAGGACGAGCACGTCGTAGGGGACGGCCTCGCCGGTGTCGAGGTGGAGCGTCCGGGCCTCGAGGTCCGCGCCCGTCACGAGCCCGAGGCGGACGTCGGCGTTCCGCTGGTCGCGGACGATGTGCCGGATCGGCTGCGTGATGTCCGACGTGTCGAGGCCGGCCGTCGCGACCTGGTACAGCAGCGGCTGGAACTTGTGGTAGTTGTTCCGATCCACGAGGAGCACGTCGACGGCCGCCGTCTTGAGGGCGAGGACGCATTCGAGCCCGCCGTGCCCGGCGCCGACGACGACGACGCGGGGGCGGGTGCCCGGGGGGAGGTCGAGGGCCATGGTCGCATCGGGGGTGTCCGGTGCGTACGGTCGGGAGGCGCCGGGGTTGGCCCCCCGGAGTGAAGGCTCGGGGGACATCCCGGTAGCGCTTCGGGCATCGCCGGAACCGCCGAATTGCACTGGCGGAATTCTCTTGGATCCCTCACCTTGCGGTCCTCACACGATTGGTCGCATGTCCCCCCGTTTCTGGATCCCCGCCGCCGTGTCGGCGGCCACCGTCCCCCTCACCCTCGGCGCCCTCCTGTGGCGCGGGCGCGTCCTCGCCCGCCGCTTCCGGACGGCCGACCCGTTCACGCCAGGCCGCTAGGGCTCAGAAGCCCTGCGCGTCGGTGAGCAGCACCCGCCACCGCCCCGCGTCGTCGCGGCGGACGGTCACGACGCTGAGCACCGACATCCCGCCGACTGGGGCCGCCCCACGCAGCACGACGTGCGTGAGTTCGCCATCGTCGACGCGCCCGACGACGGTCCGCTCGGAGTCCGGCGGCCCCCACACGCCGAGCGCGTCGAGGCCCGCGAAGTGGAGCGACGCGAGGTCCGGCGGTGCGAGCCCCTCGAGATCGTCCGGGACACGCCCGAGCACGTCAGCCGCGGTGAACGACGCCTCTTGGATCCCGTCCCGCACCCACACCGTGGGGCCGTCGAGGCGGAGGATCCCGAGGGCGTCCGGCCGGAGGGCGTCGAGCGCGTCAGGGTGCAGCGCCTCGACCGCGGCGCCCCACTGGCGGGCCGCGACGGCGCGGACGAACGCGAGGGCGGCCGCCTGTGCGGTGCCGTCGGCGGAGAGCGGCGTGACGGTCGGTGACGGCACCGCCGGCTCCATCGGCAAGCGCTCCGCGGGGGGCAGGGTCGACGTCCGGCCGCCCCCGGTCCCTGTCTGGATCGGCGGGGACGCGAGGCCGGTGGACTCGCCCCGGAGGTCGGCGGCGAGGCGGGCGGCCTCGGCCGCGGCGAGGCCCGGCAGAAGAATGAGGCCGTTCGCCACGGCGCCTTCCACCCTGGGGACCCCGACCACTCGCCCCTCATGCACCACGGCGAGCGCCTGTCCTCTCGCGTCCTCGGTGGTGCGTGCGAGCTCAAGCGCCGCGACCGGATCGAGCCACACGGACACGACGGCGGTCCCGTCTTCGTCCTCCTCGAGCCCCACCGTCTGGATCGCGTCGAGGGGCACCTCCAGCACGGGCGCCCCGAGATGGACCACCCCGCCGGCGGCGGTCGCCAGCGGAGCACGGTGGACGCCCGTCGTGTCCCCCGACGCGGTCGAAGACACAACGGCGTGGAGGCGGAGACCCGCCTGAGCGTGGAGTGGGAACGCCCACAGAGCGAGGCCGAGAGCGAGGAGCGGACGGGTCATGGGCGAGCAAAGGCCATGCTCCCAACGGCCGCGCCGCTCGCTTCGCACGTCACTCCTCGGGATCCGCCCGCGGCGGTGCGGCGCGCTCGCCCGTGTCCTTCGGCCCCTCGATGGGGTGGTGGCCGTGGTGGTCGCCGTGCTGCTTGACGTAGCGCCGGTTGTACTCGCGCTCGTACTCCTCGTCAACGTCCTTCCCCTCCTGCACGCGGTCGAACGCCGGGTGGTCGGGGTCGAGGCGGACGTCGGCCTCGTCGGGCTCGTTGAAGAGCCGCATGGCCTGAGGCTGCTCGCCGTCAGAGACCTCGGGGTCGCGGTCCTCCTCCGGGTCGAGGGGCGTGTCGGGCTCGGTGCTCATGGGGGTCCGGGAGTGGCGGGCGTCTGCTACGCCCGGCCCCCGCCAACGTTCGCCCGAGGCGGGAGGCCCGGGATCGTCCGCCTCGGCGCGCTATCCGAAGATGCGGACGGCGTCGTTGAAGATCACGAACACCATGAGCGCCAGGATCAGCGCGACACCCAACTGCTGGACCACCATCCGCACCTTCAGCGACGGCTCGCGGCGGACGATGCCCTCGTAGGCGAGGAACACCAGGTGGCCGCCGTCAAGGGCCGGGATCGGGAGGATGTTGAACACGGCGAGTGCGATCGAGAGGTACGCCACGAACCGCCAGAAGGCGCGGAGCCCCAGGTCGGCGGCCTCCTTGGACTGCTTGGCGATCATGATCGGCCCGCCGACGTTGTCGCGGACGCTCTCGCGACCCGTGACCAGCTTGCCGATGAACGCGAACGTGGCCGTCACGTTGCCGACGGTCTGGTCGACGCCCGCCGCCACCGACTCGCCGAGGCCGAGCCGCTCGATCCGCTGGCCCACCGCCGTCTGGTCGACGCCGACCCCGAGCAGGTAGCCGTCGCCGGCCGCCCGGGGCGCGACCTCGGCGCGGTAGATGGCCGCCGCGCCGCGCTGCTCGACGAGCGTGGCGCCCTCGCCGGCCGGGCCGAGCGAGTCGGGGCGGGCCCACGTGATCTCGACGGTCCGGCCCTCGCTCGCCGCGACCTGCTCCGTGAGCCGGTTCCACGACGGCGTCGGCTCGCCGCCGATCGAGAGGACCCGGTCGCCCTTGCGGATGCCCGCGCCGTCGGCCGGGGAGCCCGGGGCGACGGACGCGAGGACGGGGGGGAACCGGGGCCCCGCGCCGAACAGGGCCTCGAACGAGGGCTCCGCGCCCGCCCGCTCCATCTCCGTCGCCCGGCGGGACAGCCGCGAGGCGAGGCCGTCCGGCCCCGTGAGTTCCACCTCGCCCCCCTCACGGCGGACCGTGAGCGAGAACGGGTCGCCCGAGAGGGTCTCCGGCGTGAAGACGGCCTCGAACCGCTCGATCGGCTCGCCGTTGACGCCGACGATCCGGTCGCCCGTCCGCAGGCCCATCTCGGAGGCGATCGTCCCGTCCGTCACCTCGACCGGCACGTTCTCGGCTGGGGTGTACGACTGGCCGTACACGAACGCGAGCGCCCCGAACAGGACCACCGCGAACACGAGGTTGAAGATGACGCCAGCCGAGATCACGATGCTCCGCTGCCAGACCGGCTTCGACCGGAACTCGTCGGGCTGGGGCTCGCTCTCGAGGCCCTCGGCGTCGAGGCTCTCGTCGACCATCCCCGCGATCTTGACGTAGCCGCCGAGCGGGACGGCGCCGACCCGGTACTCCGTGTCGCCCACCTTCTTGTAGAACAGGTTCGGCGGGAAGCCGAGCGAGAACGCGTCGACGCGCATCCCGAAAAGGCGGGCGGCCAGGAAGTGGCCGAGTTCGTGGACGAACACGAGCACCCCCAGGGCCAGCGCGACCCAGAGGAAGTACGAGAACGAGTTGAGCAGGGCCTCCATGAGATCGGGGTGACGGAGGGTCCGTCAGGCGGTGGTGAGCGCGCGGGCGTCGGCGGCGGCGCGGCGGGCGGCAGCGTCAACGGCGAGGAGGCCGTCGAGCGTGCCCGCGGGCCGGGCCGTCGCGAGGCCGACCTCGACGAGGCGGGGGACGTCGGTAAAACGTACGTCGCCGGTCAAGAATCGCGCCACGGCGACCTCGTTGGCGGCGTTGAGCGCGGCCGGGGCAGAGCCCCCCGCACGGAGCGCGTCGTAGGCGAGGCCGAGGCAGGGGAATCGGTCGGCGTCGACGGGTTCAAACGTCAGCGGGCCCGTCCGGGTCCAGTCGAGGCGAGGGTGCGGCGCGGCCCAGCGGTCGGGGAAGGCGAGGGCCACCTGGATCGGGACCCTCATGTCGGGCGGCCCGACCTGCGCCTTGGACGACCCGTCCACGAACTCGACGACCGAGTGGACGACCGATTGGGGGTGGACCACGACCTCGATCTGGTCGGCGTGGACCCCGAACAGCCAGCGGGCCTCGATCACCTCGAGGCCCTTGTTCATCATCGTCGCCGAGTCGACCGAGATCTTGGCGCCCATCGACCAGTTCGGGTGGGCGACGGCCTCCTCCGGCGAGATCGCGTCGAACGTCTCCGCCGGACGCAGGCGGAACGGGCCGCCGGAGGCCGTGAGGATCAGCCGCTCGACCGAGCCGGCCGGCTCGCCGACGAGGCACTGGAAGAGCGCGGAGTGCTCCGAATCGACCGGGACGACCACGGCGCCGGACCGCGCCGCGGCGGCCTCGACGAGCGCGCCGGCCACGACGAGCGACTCCTTGTTGGCGAGCGCGACCGTCTTGCCGGCCTCGACGGCCGCGAGCGTCGGCCGGAGCCCCGCGGCCCCAACGATGGCGGCGACCACGACGTCAACCTCGGCCTCCTCGGCGAGCTCGCGGACGGCGTCGGTGCCGGCGGCGACCTCGACGCCGGTGCCGGCGAGGGCGTCGCGGAGGGCGCCGAGGTGGGCCTCATCGGCGATCACGACGTGATCGGGGCGGACACGGCGGGCCTGCTCGGCGAGCTCCTGCCAGCGCGTCCCAGCCGCGAGTGCGGTGATCCGAAGCCGGTCTGGAAAGAGCGCGGCGACCTCGAGCGTCTGGACGCCGATCGAGCCCGTCGAGCCGAGCACGGCCACGGAGCGGGGGGCGTCCCCGCGTGGCGCGGGCGGTCGGAGGTCGGGGAGCATAGGCGACGCCGCACGAACGGCGCGTCCGGGTCGTTGACGGCGAGCCCCCCAAGATAGCGGCTGCCGTCGCCTACCTTGGCCCTGCCTGCCCCCGCCTGCCCGTGCCACGCCTCCTCCCCGTCCTGCTGGTCTGCCTCGTGGGATCCGCCCCGCTCGCGCAGACGCCGTCGGAACAGGGAGTTCCGCGCATCCAACGCGACACGATCGACGGGCAGGAAGTCCTCCGCATCACCGGACCCGTGCGGATCGGCAGCGGCGGCCAGGTCGTGGTCGAGAGCGAGTCGGGCTCCCAGAGCTACCGGCTCGCCTCGACGCTCCTCGACAACGGCCGGGTCGACGAGGCGACGGCCCTGCTCGAGGACATTGTCGCTGAGGACCCGACGGACCTCGCGGCGTGGATCAAGCTGGAGGAGGCCTACGAGACGGCCCGCCGGTTCGACGACCTCGTGGCGCTCGTCGATCGGCGGATCGCACGCGAGGGGCGGACCGTCGCCCTGCTCGCCAGCCGCGGCGCCGCGCTCTGGCGCGCCGAGCGGCCCGACGAGGCCCGCCGCGCCTGGACCGAGGCCGCCGACCTCGCCCCCGACGACGCGCAGACGTACCGGATCGTCGCCAACGAGATCGGTGCGCTCCGGCTGTTCGACGAGGCCGCCGCCGTGCTCGCCCAGGGCCGCGAGCGCCTCGGCACGGGCATCTCGCCGCTCGAGCTGGCCCACCTTTACGGCCTCTCGCTCGACTATGAGCGGGCCGTTGTCCTCTATCTCGAGGCCCTCGCCGGCGACCCCGCGCTCCTCGGGACGGTCCAGGCCCGGCTCGCGCGGCTCATCGAGGGCCAGGGCGCGCCCGAGACGTTTGCCGCCGCCCTCCAACGAGCGGCCGCGCTCGACCCGCTCGACCGTAGCGTCCGCGAGCTCCAGGGATGGCTGGCGCTGGAACGGGGCGACTTTGACGGGGCGCTCGACGCGGTCCGCGCGCTCGACCGGCTGGAAGGAGAGCGGGGCCAGTCGCTGCTCGCGTTCGCCGAGCGGGCCTGGGCCGCCGGGGCGCCCGAGGCTGCCGCCGCCGCGCTCGACGAGGTCCTCCAGCGCCACGCCGACGGCCCGGCCGCGCCGGCGGCCCGCCTCGGGCGCGCCCGCCTCTGGGACGCCCAGGCCCGCGACGCCCACGAACGCGCCGGCCTCGGCCCGACGCCCGCTGCCGATTCGGCCCGCGCCGGCTATGTCGCCTTCCTCGAGCAGAACCCGACGAGCGACCAGCGCCCCCGAACCACGCTCGCGCTCGCCGACCTGCTCCGCGATGTCTACCGCGACTACGAGGCCTCCGAGGCCCGGCTCCGCGAGGCCGCGAACGGCCGCGACGTGGGGATCGCCTCACGGGCCCGCCTCACGCTGGGCGAGGTCGCCCTCCGCCGCGGTGACCTCGACGCCGCCCGCCAGCGGTTCCAGGACGTCGACGAGTCGATCCGGATCGGGCCGCTCGCCGAGCAGGCCCGCTACGAGCTCGCGCTCATCGACTTCTACGAGGGCTTCATGTACTCGGCCCTCGCCCGCGCCGAAGCGCTCGACGAGAACACGGCCGCCGACGCGGCCAACGACGCCATCGCCCTCCGCGTGACGCTGGGCGACGCGCTCGACCCCGACGTCCTCCCCGGCCCGGATGTGGACCTCACGAACGACCCGCTCCACATCTACGGCCGCGCCGCGCTCCGCCACCGCCGGGGGCTCACCGAGGCGGCCCTGGCCACGCTCGACTCCCTCGACGCCGCCCTCGGCGCCCAGCCGGCCCTGGCCGACGAGTCGCTCTACCTCCGTGCCTCCGTGCTCCTCGATGCGGGCCAGCCGGCCGAGGCCGTTGCCGCGCTCGACGGCCTCATCGAGCGGTTCCCGACGTCGTACTTCGTCGACCGCGCGCTCCGCCTCCAGGCACGGACGTACGAGGGCGAGCTCGACGACCCGGCGTCCGCCGCCGAGCGGTACGACCGTTTGCTGGAGGGATTTCCCGGGTCCCCGCTGGCGCCTGAGGCCCGGCAGGAGCTTCGCCGCCTCCGGACCGTGCTTCAATCTTCCTGACGGCATGTTCGCCTCCCTGTCCCACTGAGCGAGCGTAGCGAGTCGACGGACCTCCGGCGAGAGACGTCGCTCGGTCGAACCCCGCGACGCCGTGCCGTACGGACCTCCTTCGACTCCGCGGCTCCGCGGCTCCACTCAGGATGACATCGCGATGCGCTCTTCCCATCCCCCACGGCTCCTCATGAGACTCCTCCTCGCCCTGCTCACGCTCGCGCTGGCGACGCCCGCCGGCGCGCAGGACCTCCTGATCCCGATGGACGAGTCTCAGAGCGACCACCTCCGGGCCTACGGTGCCGTCTACGTGGCGCTCGACCGAGGGTACGACGTCGACTGGCTCCTCAACGTCCGCGGCGGCTCGTTCGTCGTCCCGTCCGACGCCGACCTCGAGACGGAGCTCCGAGCGCGCGGCGTGTCGTTCGAGCCCACGAACGGTGCCCAGGCCGTCGCCGACGCGGAGTCGCCCGCGGCCAACACGTCGGTCGTCCGGCTGGAGAAGGCGCCGACCATCGCCGTGTACGCCCCGCAGCAAACGCTGCCGTGGGACGACGCCGTCCTCCTCGCGTTGACCTACGCCGAAGTCCCCTACGAGCAGATCTACGACGAGGACGTGCTCGCTGGGCGGCTCTCCGAGTTCGACTGGGTCCACCTCCACCACGAGGACTTCTCGGGCCAGTACGGCAAGTTCTACGCGGCCTACCACGGGCAGGCGTGGTACCAGCAGCAGCAACAAGAGGCCGAGGCCTCAGCCCGGGCCTTCGGCTACAGCAAGGTGAGCGCGCTCAAGCTGGACATCGCCCGGACCATCCGCGAGTACGTCGTCGAGGGCGGATTCCTGTTCGCCATGTGCTCCGGGGCCGACACGTTCGACCTCGCGCTCGCCGCCGGGGCCGCCGGCCTCGACATCGTCCCGGCAGAGATCGACGGCGACGGGCAGACGCCGGGCGCCCGCGACGGGCTCGACTTCGCCGGCACGCTGGCCTTCGAGGACTTCCACCCGGAGCTC
This sequence is a window from Rubrivirga marina. Protein-coding genes within it:
- the pdxA gene encoding 4-hydroxythreonine-4-phosphate dehydrogenase PdxA, coding for MSRPRLAVSIGDPNGIGPEVVLKAADAAEADLLAVGSAEALRQHAERLGLGPVVEVAGAAERAGEGLAVLDPDPGTETHIDWGQTTATGGRRAMEAVACAVDLALAGDVDGIVTAPISKEAIQKAGYTVPGHTEFLQQRCGAPTVVMVLAADLDAGPLRVALVTIHVPVAAVPDLISEERIGDTCRTLAAALRRDLGIDAPRLAVLGLNPHAGDGGVIGTEEIDTIRPALDALRADGLDVTGPHPADAFFGRGAWRHADAVVAMYHDQGLAPFKALAQGAGVNVTLGLPIVRTSPDHGTAFDVAGQGVADPSSIRAAIRMAAAMAARRAR
- a CDS encoding leucyl aminopeptidase family protein, whose amino-acid sequence is MTSTSFLDSDVRGVEVVVLADEGPLPDVPEAASALAIAEKTKAPVISPAAGRSPIVFVRLGDEPGLERWRWAAASAAGLVASLEAEEATLRLPEEAPPEVAAALVEGFRLGAYRYLDYKSGADAAEIRLFVSDPDATDSLRGAIEAADVRADVTNWTRDLVNTPPDAKMPAALADRIAEAAEAAGLRVEVWDEGRIEAEGMGGLLGVNRGSLDPPRFVTLEWAPEGTEADAPVVLVGKTVTYDTGGLSLKPTKDSMDKMKADMAGGAAVAGALVGAARLGLPVRVVGLLPMSDNRPGGRAFAPGDVLTMHSGTTVEVMNTDAEGRLLLADALSHARSLGPRWVLDAATLTGAQGIALGERVAAVIARPDEEAFAGRVRRAGERTGDLCWPLPLYPHYADQLESDVADLSNIGGRMAGTITAGAFLEHFTRDDDGEPAYPWAHVDLARPAFLDSAYGYRPKGASGFGVRLLLDLLGEDADG
- a CDS encoding DHH family phosphoesterase, which encodes MIPVRDSPDLAAVRDALVAADRVVITTHLRPDGDALGTEIAIGRALRALGKSVMILNADRVPRNQDWLAEEQPDGFLHVYESGDLTQAEAVARADALLVVDANAQHRLGDVGGVFRKSGKPVLLLDHHPDPETWFDAACVRTDAAAAAEIAYDLIAGIDPELIGRAVATALYVGIMTDTGSFRYSATTPRTHAVVADILDRGDLRPEPIHVSIFDGRSREGLALLSSALGTITTHYDGRLATLFVTQDMIRSSGAFFDETEGLINYGLALDGVLAAVIFLELPSGVKLSFRSKGDCPINGWATKFGGGGHPNASGAFVKDGQLARTMKQVIDAAPRHVAVDPHVLANEEDGDRELSDSDLALLAQFGGSR
- a CDS encoding NAD(P)/FAD-dependent oxidoreductase, with the translated sequence MALDLPPGTRPRVVVVGAGHGGLECVLALKTAAVDVLLVDRNNYHKFQPLLYQVATAGLDTSDITQPIRHIVRDQRNADVRLGLVTGADLEARTLHLDTGEAVPYDVLVLAPGASTAFYGVEGAFEHAFPIKNVPDAIALRGHVLSQFEAVARDPGRIDEGALTTVVVGGGPTGVEMAGALRELFHVLAEDFPTVDVERARVVLVDGLRQPLAGYDADLRQYTREALEKKGAELRFGENVARVDADGVELTDGSRIDAATVVWAAGVQANPLADALGLEQTKGGRVVVDATLRVPGQDRVFVVGDASGASDPDGELYPQVAQVAIQQGRHAARLIERMTSGQTADEPFVYHDLGMMATIGRNAAVLQTPGGLKLTGFLAWMGWLLVHLVKLVGFRNRISVFVNWLYNYVTYDRGPRIILTTDRGERVRQPLLATAPTEHGRGGGSHDPRLDDTPGPADDASDCAEEPTEAERPEPAPSHP
- a CDS encoding SecDF P1 head subdomain-containing protein, yielding MTRPLLALGLALWAFPLHAQAGLRLHAVVSSTASGDTTGVHRAPLATAAGGVVHLGAPVLEVPLDAIQTVGLEEDEDGTAVVSVWLDPVAALELARTTEDARGQALAVVHEGRVVGVPRVEGAVANGLILLPGLAAAEAARLAADLRGESTGLASPPIQTGTGGGRTSTLPPAERLPMEPAVPSPTVTPLSADGTAQAAALAFVRAVAARQWGAAVEALHPDALDALRPDALGILRLDGPTVWVRDGIQEASFTAADVLGRVPDDLEGLAPPDLASLHFAGLDALGVWGPPDSERTVVGRVDDGELTHVVLRGAAPVGGMSVLSVVTVRRDDAGRWRVLLTDAQGF
- the rseP gene encoding RIP metalloprotease RseP translates to MEALLNSFSYFLWVALALGVLVFVHELGHFLAARLFGMRVDAFSLGFPPNLFYKKVGDTEYRVGAVPLGGYVKIAGMVDESLDAEGLESEPQPDEFRSKPVWQRSIVISAGVIFNLVFAVVLFGALAFVYGQSYTPAENVPVEVTDGTIASEMGLRTGDRIVGVNGEPIERFEAVFTPETLSGDPFSLTVRREGGEVELTGPDGLASRLSRRATEMERAGAEPSFEALFGAGPRFPPVLASVAPGSPADGAGIRKGDRVLSIGGEPTPSWNRLTEQVAASEGRTVEITWARPDSLGPAGEGATLVEQRGAAAIYRAEVAPRAAGDGYLLGVGVDQTAVGQRIERLGLGESVAAGVDQTVGNVTATFAFIGKLVTGRESVRDNVGGPIMIAKQSKEAADLGLRAFWRFVAYLSIALAVFNILPIPALDGGHLVFLAYEGIVRREPSLKVRMVVQQLGVALILALMVFVIFNDAVRIFG